The following coding sequences are from one Paenarthrobacter ureafaciens window:
- a CDS encoding polyprenyl synthetase family protein, whose protein sequence is MTLMANVVRTRSHLCSAIEGELTGLISTRSNSARAYGPEFSRLWDIAGENILGGKFVRPLLLVETYDAFDEHARDRSTAISIAAAIELLHYAFLLHDDVIDGDLVRRGRPNLVGALLAEAGQLPPMDQRPDAGRPDSALHWAQTGGILMGDMLLAATHQAFARVDLPHPLRIRLLDLLEHTINETVAGEQLDVGLGDGIIAPELETILTMCGYKTATYTFELPLRAAATLAGVEPSVESALATAGRHLGLAFQLQDDFLSTFGDPRRHGKDPFSDLREGKQTAIIAYARKTSAWAEIEPWFGRPDLCTQDGENVRRQLSECGAETFVQGHIDQQTRAFHDVLADTTNPIPDKVRNVLLDLAAQLEGRQS, encoded by the coding sequence ATGACGCTCATGGCGAACGTCGTCCGAACCCGCTCACACCTCTGTTCCGCCATCGAAGGCGAACTGACAGGCCTCATATCTACGCGTTCCAACTCGGCACGGGCCTACGGACCGGAGTTCAGCCGGCTCTGGGACATTGCCGGCGAGAACATTCTCGGTGGAAAATTCGTGCGGCCGCTGCTGCTCGTGGAAACCTATGACGCTTTCGACGAACACGCCCGGGACCGCAGCACAGCCATCAGCATTGCAGCCGCGATCGAGCTGCTGCACTACGCGTTCCTGCTGCACGACGATGTGATCGACGGCGACCTCGTCCGCCGCGGCCGCCCGAACCTGGTGGGAGCCCTCCTTGCCGAGGCGGGCCAACTGCCGCCGATGGACCAAAGGCCCGACGCCGGCCGTCCGGACAGCGCCCTGCACTGGGCACAAACCGGTGGCATCCTCATGGGCGACATGCTTCTCGCCGCTACCCACCAGGCTTTCGCCCGCGTGGACCTTCCCCACCCGCTGCGCATCCGGCTCCTGGACCTCTTGGAACACACCATCAACGAAACCGTGGCGGGCGAGCAACTGGACGTGGGACTCGGTGACGGCATCATCGCACCGGAGCTCGAAACCATCCTCACCATGTGCGGCTACAAGACGGCAACGTACACCTTTGAGCTGCCGCTGCGGGCAGCGGCGACCCTTGCCGGCGTCGAACCTTCCGTGGAGTCCGCGCTTGCGACGGCGGGACGGCATCTGGGCCTGGCCTTCCAGCTCCAGGACGACTTCCTTTCAACCTTCGGGGATCCGCGCCGGCACGGCAAGGATCCCTTTTCCGACCTCCGCGAAGGCAAGCAAACCGCCATCATCGCCTACGCCCGGAAAACCAGCGCATGGGCGGAGATCGAGCCATGGTTCGGCCGGCCCGATCTCTGCACCCAGGACGGCGAGAATGTCCGCCGCCAGCTCTCCGAATGCGGCGCGGAGACGTTCGTCCAAGGCCATATCGACCAACAGACGCGGGCGTTCCACGACGTCCTCGCCGACACAACCAACCCCATCCCGGACAAGGTCCGCAACGTCCTGCTGGACCTGGCAGCACAGCTTGAAGGACGGCAATCATGA
- a CDS encoding MarR family winged helix-turn-helix transcriptional regulator has product MLKREEVDGQPSSRLYNLDANDPLHELVDREGLSEDDLRQINELMAAMGRLSEAEQRLSEASLKYMRLNASDMRALHYLIVCANSNVLATPGAIAAHLHISTASTTKLLDRLERAGHITREPHPSDRRALAIFITPETHAAAMRTVGRQHARKFIAAARLTPAERDVVMRFLDDMAKEISLENTSWE; this is encoded by the coding sequence ATGCTTAAAAGGGAAGAAGTTGACGGCCAGCCCTCTTCCCGTCTCTATAACCTGGATGCCAACGATCCGTTGCATGAGCTTGTGGACCGGGAGGGGCTTAGTGAGGACGATCTGAGGCAGATCAACGAGCTGATGGCTGCCATGGGCAGGCTCAGCGAGGCCGAACAACGGTTATCCGAAGCTTCGCTCAAGTACATGCGTCTTAACGCCTCCGACATGCGGGCACTGCACTACCTCATTGTTTGTGCCAACAGTAATGTGCTGGCGACGCCCGGCGCCATAGCCGCGCACCTGCATATATCGACGGCGTCCACCACCAAATTGCTGGACCGCTTGGAGCGTGCCGGGCACATCACGCGGGAGCCCCACCCCTCCGACCGGCGGGCCCTGGCCATCTTCATCACCCCGGAAACGCATGCGGCGGCGATGCGGACGGTGGGACGCCAGCACGCGCGGAAGTTCATTGCGGCGGCTCGGTTGACCCCCGCCGAAAGGGACGTTGTGATGCGGTTCCTGGATGACATGGCCAAGGAGATCTCCTTGGAGAACACCAGCTGGGAGTAA
- the idi gene encoding isopentenyl-diphosphate Delta-isomerase has translation MNTVEMVVLLDDAGRHIGEARKSEVHTTETPLHLAFSCYLMNHAGEVLLTRRSPEKKAWPGIWTNSFCGHPGPGEEQEEAVMRRARFELGTDVTRIELALPDFRYRAVDPFGIVENEICPVYTALIHGELKPNPTEVADWVWVTPDLLSGALEHSASAFSPWLAMQFPQLIKSGALQAGARA, from the coding sequence ATGAACACAGTAGAGATGGTGGTCCTTCTAGACGACGCCGGGCGGCACATCGGCGAGGCACGCAAGTCCGAGGTCCACACGACCGAAACCCCGCTCCACCTGGCCTTCTCCTGTTACCTCATGAACCACGCGGGTGAAGTCCTGTTGACGCGACGCTCCCCGGAAAAGAAAGCCTGGCCCGGAATCTGGACCAACAGTTTCTGCGGCCACCCGGGGCCCGGAGAAGAACAAGAAGAGGCCGTGATGCGTAGGGCCCGCTTCGAACTGGGCACCGACGTGACGCGGATTGAGTTGGCGCTCCCCGACTTCCGCTACAGGGCGGTGGACCCCTTTGGCATTGTCGAGAACGAGATCTGCCCCGTCTACACAGCCCTTATACACGGTGAACTGAAGCCCAACCCCACGGAAGTCGCGGACTGGGTCTGGGTGACGCCGGACCTGTTGTCCGGGGCGCTGGAACACTCCGCTTCCGCATTCAGCCCGTGGCTTGCCATGCAGTTCCCCCAGCTCATAAAGTCCGGGGCCCTCCAGGCCGGAGCGAGGGCATGA